The following is a genomic window from Elusimicrobiota bacterium.
CAGGTTTTCCCGCGCCTCCGCCAGATCCGGATCGGCCTGCGCGGCCGCCGCGAACTCAACGGCGGCGCCGGCCAGTGCGCCTTGCGCGGCCAACAGCATCCCCAGATTGTTGTGCGCCTTGGCGTAGCGCGGGGACAGCTCCAGGGCGCGGCGCAGCTGCGCGGCCGCCTGCGCCAGGTCTCCTTGCGCGGCCAAGGCGACTCCCAGATTGTTGTGCGCCTCCGCAAAAGCGGGATCGAGCTCCAGAGCGCGGCGGAACTGGGTGATGGACTGCGCGGTCTTGCCTTGCTCATAGAACGCCAAGCCGAGATAGCGGAGGGCGACGGGATCATCCGAGTTTACGGAGAGCGCGTGCTCCCAGAGCACGACGCTGTTGCGCCAGAAGCGCAGCTGCAGGCCAGCCGCGATCATGAAGGCCGGGAGCAAGACGACAGCCGCCAGACTCGCGGCGCCCACGCCGCGCCCGGCAGTCCCCGGAGGGATGGCCCATGCCGCCATGATGGCCAGTCCGATGAGGGGAATATAGGCATAATGGTCGGCCATGGCGCGGTCGCCCACCTGGAGCAGGCCGACCATCGGGGCCAGCGTGATCAAGAACCATAGCCAGCCCGCAAGCCAAGCCGGCTGCCTTGACCGCAGGCGGACCGCAGCCAGGCTTATGACGGCGAGCAGAAGCAGCGCGCCGAGGACGGCCTTGAGGCTGAGAGAGTCGAGGTAATACGGATAGTGCACCGACAGAGCGCTGGGCCAGACGGCCTTGCGCAGATAGAGCGTGCCGGAGACGAGGACGTTGGACACCCTCAAATGGAGCGGCAGCTCTCCCAGGCGCGCCAGGCGAGCGTGATGAAGGGCCGCGAGACCGGCGGCGGCCGCCACGCCGAAGAGGGGTAATTTTTCCACGAACAACGGCCGCCAGCCTCTGCGGAAACGGCCCAACGGCCAGTAGTCCAGCAGCAGCAACAGGCAGGGCAAGGTGACCGCCACCGCCTTGGCGAGTATGGCGGCGACGAAAGAGAGGAGGACCGCCGCGTAGCGGCTCCTGGTGGGCCTCTCCGCGTAAAGGCCGTAGCGCCAGAGCGCGATCAGGATGAAGCAGGAGCTGAGAAGGTTCTTGCGTTCGGCGACCCAGGCCACCGATTCGACCTGCAGGGGATGGACCGCGAAGATCGCCGCCACGAAGGCGCTGCGCCAAGCGTCGCGAGTCATGCGGCGCAGGGCCATGAACAGCAGCACGGCGTTGGCCGCGTGGATCAGGAGATTCATGAGATGGTGGCCCCAGGGCTGGAGACCGAAGAGTTGCACGTCGAGCGCATGGGAGATGAAGGTCAGCGGATACCAATTGTCCGCCTCCACGGCTCGGAACGCCCAGCCGACCAAGGACAGGCTCAAGCCGCCGCGGACATGGGCATTGCCCGTCACATAATACCAGTCGTCGAGATTGACGAAATCATGGGTCAACGCCGGCCAGAAGACCCCGAATGTCATGGCGATCAGAAGCAGGCCGAATATCCAGGAGCGCGGCGTCTCGGCGGCAGGTTTGATCATCAAGGCCTCTGCTGCTGCCCCCTGGCCGCGCGGCGGTAGAGGTAGAGCCGTTCCGTGCGCCCGGAAAGAGGAGAGAAGTACTTCTCCACAGCCAGCAGCTCATGCGGCGGACGGGGCGGCGCCTTGAAGGTGACGACCGCCTTCGGCTCGCTGAGACAAGCGAGCGCCCGGATATCGCTGGGGTCAAGCCAGGCTGCAGTCTGGCGTCGGCTGAGGTCGGCCGAGACAGCGGCCTCGTTGCGAGCCCAGCACCAATCGATGTCGGCATGGACCGCGCTGGCCGGCAACCCTGCGGCCACCGCTCCTTCTCCCAGCCTCCAAGCCGCCGCCGTGGCGCGCAGATAGTCGGACGTCCCGGCCCAGGAGAACCAGGCCAGGAGCGCGGTCCCGATGCCCAGGGCGGTCTGCGCGCGGGCGCGGCCGCTGGCAGCCGCCTGGGCGCACAGCAAAAGCGCGGGGACCAAGACCAGGATGTAGCGGTCGAAGAAATAGGCACCGAGCAAGGTCGCGGCGAACTGCGGCACGAAGGTCAGAGTCGCCAGCGCCCCTGCCCCCGATACCGGACCTTCAGTGAGGGCGAGCCCCAGAGTCGCAAGCGAGAGCCAGGAGAGGCCGCTGAGGGTCTTCCAGAACCAGCCGCCCTGGAGGAAGAAGGGCGGGCGGAAGTCCATGCCGTTGATGTTGAAGCACCCCAGGCCCCAACGGCTGATGTAGGCGCACTCATGGAAGAGATTCTGGGCCAGGAGTCCTTCTTTCGGGAGCGGGTAATAGGGCAGCCAGCCGCCGGAAAGCAGGAAAAGGGCCATGGCCGCGGCGAAGGCCGCAGCCGGATACCAGCGCCGAGCCGGCAGGCGCCGTAGTCTTTCCAGAGGACGGTCGCACCAGAAAGCCGCGGCCAATGGGATGCTGAAAAGGCCGCAATAGACGAGGGTGGCGGCCAGGCGCTGGGAAAGCAGCGTCGCGTAGCCGGCCAGGCTCAACCGGGTCTCCCAGAGCCAAGGATGGTGGTTGCCGGTCGGGCCGTGCACGAGGCTCAGCCAGGCTTGATAGCCGGCCACGGCGGCCAGCGGGACGAGCCACACGGCAATTAGGCTGCGCCGGTCCCGGGAGAGTCTGCGCCAATAGCAGACGCTGAGGCCTGCCGGGATGGAGAGGGCGGTCTGGCGGATGCCGTAAGCCAGGGCCGCGAAAAGGGCGCCGGCGACCAGCCAGCGCCGGTCGCAGCTGTCGCCGCGGAAAGCCCGGCGGCTCAAGGCCAATGCGACGAGGCCCAGCGAGAGGGCAGGGGCATCGGTCATAAAGCTGGGGCAGAGGACGAAGAAAAGGGGATTGAAAGCGAAGAGCAGGGCCGCCGGGAGGGCGGAGCCCGGGTCCCCCTGCGGCCGTTCCTGCCGCAAGAGGTCGTGGAACGCCAGCACGCCGAGCCAGCCCAAGACGAGGGTCGAGAGGCGCAGGGGGCCGTAGCCGGGGCCGAACAGCGCGCGGAAGAGCGCGCCCCACCAGGCCTGGACGACGAGGTTGGCCGGGGCCCATACGGGGAGCCGGAGGCCGCCCTCGAAGATGGAGCGGACGGCCGAGGCGTAGGCCCAGTCGTCGTTGAGGGCGACGTCCTGGAAAGGCGGCAGGAGCAGGACGGCCAGCCAGTAGACGAAGGTCAGGACCGACGGGTCGCGCCAGGACGGCCCCTTAATCTCGCGCACGGCACCAATTGTCGAGGCTCAGCCGCTGGGCGCCCTGGCGGAAGGCCTGGACGGCGCACGCGGCCCAGAGCCC
Proteins encoded in this region:
- a CDS encoding tetratricopeptide repeat protein encodes the protein MIKPAAETPRSWIFGLLLIAMTFGVFWPALTHDFVNLDDWYYVTGNAHVRGGLSLSLVGWAFRAVEADNWYPLTFISHALDVQLFGLQPWGHHLMNLLIHAANAVLLFMALRRMTRDAWRSAFVAAIFAVHPLQVESVAWVAERKNLLSSCFILIALWRYGLYAERPTRSRYAAVLLSFVAAILAKAVAVTLPCLLLLLDYWPLGRFRRGWRPLFVEKLPLFGVAAAAGLAALHHARLARLGELPLHLRVSNVLVSGTLYLRKAVWPSALSVHYPYYLDSLSLKAVLGALLLLAVISLAAVRLRSRQPAWLAGWLWFLITLAPMVGLLQVGDRAMADHYAYIPLIGLAIMAAWAIPPGTAGRGVGAASLAAVVLLPAFMIAAGLQLRFWRNSVVLWEHALSVNSDDPVALRYLGLAFYEQGKTAQSITQFRRALELDPAFAEAHNNLGVALAAQGDLAQAAAQLRRALELSPRYAKAHNNLGMLLAAQGALAGAAVEFAAAAQADPDLAEARENLAQVQARLGGKARP